In Sphingobium sp. EP60837, one genomic interval encodes:
- a CDS encoding HEPN domain-containing protein, whose translation MRTNLDHLPASKQRELERVIQIIFEEFGDANNLATGKRKAGRIQKIILYGSYARGGWVDEPHTAKGYKSDYDLLIIVNQKELTDRVKYWEKTDERLMRELAITQTLKTPVNFIVHTLQEVNDGLAHGRYFFMDVAGEGIALYQADESELHQPKPKTSAQALAMAKEYFEEWLPSGVDFFDNFKFNFGLARHNNAAFQLHQAAERLYHCVLLVSTFYTPHVHNLGFLRTQAERLDFRLFNVWPRETRAERAMFEKLKDAYVKARYSKHYTISEEELIWLGTHVEELGRVVHIICSERIASLEGAIA comes from the coding sequence CGCGTGATACAGATCATCTTCGAGGAATTCGGGGACGCGAACAATCTCGCCACCGGCAAGCGCAAAGCGGGCCGCATCCAAAAGATCATCCTCTATGGCAGCTACGCGCGGGGCGGATGGGTGGACGAGCCCCACACCGCGAAGGGCTACAAGTCCGACTATGACCTTCTCATCATCGTTAATCAAAAGGAGCTTACCGACCGGGTCAAATATTGGGAGAAGACCGACGAGCGGCTGATGCGCGAACTCGCGATCACCCAGACGCTCAAGACCCCGGTGAACTTCATCGTCCACACCTTGCAGGAAGTGAATGATGGGCTTGCCCATGGGCGTTATTTCTTCATGGACGTCGCCGGTGAGGGGATCGCGCTCTACCAGGCCGACGAGAGCGAACTGCATCAGCCAAAGCCGAAAACTTCAGCGCAAGCGCTGGCTATGGCGAAAGAGTATTTCGAGGAATGGTTGCCCAGCGGTGTTGATTTTTTCGATAATTTCAAATTTAATTTCGGCCTTGCAAGGCACAACAACGCTGCCTTTCAGCTGCACCAAGCGGCGGAGCGACTATATCATTGCGTCCTGCTGGTCTCGACCTTTTACACCCCCCACGTTCACAATCTCGGCTTCCTGCGCACGCAGGCCGAGCGGCTTGATTTCCGCCTGTTCAACGTCTGGCCGCGTGAGACGCGGGCTGAGCGGGCGATGTTCGAGAAGCTGAAGGACGCCTACGTGAAGGCACGCTATTCCAAGCATTATACGATCAGTGAGGAAGAGCTGATCTGGCTCGGAACCCACGTCGAGGAGTTGGGCCGCGTCGTCCATATCATCTGCAGCGAGAGGATCGCAAGCCTGGAGGGCGCGATTGCCTAA
- a CDS encoding phosphotransferase, producing MQVDFGYRFDRDLALHKQAVAVRTRLAEFYAGEIRSSQAVSRIEFYPVSRVGKSGSEVFYCDIWVPGVGFPRRHIAKFQDCKRTAEEYRAALDARHAQLCSEVSHFLDEDADLGLIVYDLARARNHREFRGVFLDTDVPDEFCANALSAGLKDVGRFPNDQAPRRTVHEDFKDYIERRTNPIGKLQALAKARVDWHPLSSAATEILAALSEINARADHVVLPHLVHGDLHARNLMVDAENAHSTELIDFDWVHYGHPAKDLVLMEATLKYMLLPELVQKRLGKQGSLSMEAVAEFEDVLAANCFDLPDPSVLQSRMADLLKDGNGGTTLEAPILRTYRCLVSIRTAAKKVLHDYCGRVGGTAGAEREYMTALFMVTIGLFGFQETERFWALAGLHRLVSEVSTQ from the coding sequence ATGCAGGTCGATTTCGGCTACCGCTTCGACAGGGACCTCGCTCTCCATAAGCAAGCAGTCGCGGTAAGGACGCGACTTGCGGAGTTTTATGCGGGGGAGATCCGCAGCTCGCAGGCTGTCTCGCGCATCGAGTTCTACCCGGTATCCCGTGTGGGGAAGAGCGGCAGCGAGGTTTTCTACTGCGACATATGGGTACCCGGAGTCGGCTTCCCTCGACGGCATATCGCTAAGTTTCAGGACTGTAAGCGCACGGCGGAAGAGTACCGTGCGGCACTCGATGCACGCCACGCGCAACTCTGCTCGGAGGTTTCGCACTTCCTTGACGAAGACGCCGACCTTGGGCTCATCGTCTATGATCTGGCGCGGGCGCGAAATCACAGGGAGTTCCGCGGGGTTTTTCTCGACACCGATGTGCCGGACGAATTCTGCGCGAACGCGCTGTCGGCTGGGCTGAAGGACGTTGGCAGGTTTCCGAACGACCAGGCTCCCCGCCGTACCGTCCACGAGGATTTCAAAGACTACATAGAACGCCGCACCAACCCGATCGGCAAGCTGCAAGCGCTGGCGAAGGCAAGGGTCGACTGGCATCCCCTGTCCTCTGCGGCCACGGAGATCCTCGCCGCCCTTTCCGAGATCAACGCCCGAGCCGACCATGTGGTGCTCCCGCATCTGGTGCACGGCGATCTGCACGCGCGTAACCTGATGGTCGACGCGGAAAACGCTCACTCGACCGAGCTGATCGATTTCGACTGGGTCCATTACGGCCACCCGGCCAAGGACCTTGTGCTCATGGAAGCCACGCTCAAGTACATGCTGCTTCCTGAACTAGTGCAGAAGCGGCTAGGCAAGCAGGGAAGCCTATCGATGGAGGCCGTGGCGGAGTTCGAGGACGTGCTCGCAGCGAATTGCTTCGACCTACCGGACCCGTCTGTTCTCCAGTCTCGCATGGCTGACCTTCTCAAGGACGGGAACGGCGGCACTACGCTAGAGGCTCCGATCCTCCGCACATACAGGTGCCTCGTCTCGATCCGCACCGCGGCCAAGAAAGTCCTACACGACTACTGCGGACGTGTCGGTGGCACAGCAGGGGCCGAACGCGAGTATATGACAGCGTTGTTCATGGTCACCATCGGGCTTTTCGGCTTCCAGGAAACCGAACGATTCTGGGCGTTGGCCGGGCTGCATCGGCTCGTCTCGGAGGTCTCCACGCAGTGA
- a CDS encoding thiamine-phosphate kinase has protein sequence MTTLADLGEMQLIDQVLLPGVSGALKGDDCALVLVDGAAVLWSIDPCPIPVADLLGCCTPEAWGCLAATINLSDIAACGGRPIGLLASLELPDDTDISFVERFQAGLLATLAASGAQLLGGNVKSSARFSVTGSVLGRAGARPVTRRIAASECGVYVIGSSGSFWAAVAGQNAGWAEGGVPGEELLMPALLAPVAQTQAGAILSGLPFDVACMDCSDGVGSAVQQLAIANNIDILLDNEPAWTVGAGVRDALAATGHAIDNACYLFGDWQLACVVACADQAAFEKALRDVPLTRLGKGVGGSGNVQTHDGRKFAPHVMNKNFAGGYNSVRCIEDLIGRFLETPALC, from the coding sequence GTGACCACGCTCGCCGATCTCGGGGAGATGCAACTCATCGACCAAGTGCTGCTGCCCGGGGTGAGCGGTGCCTTGAAGGGGGACGACTGCGCGCTGGTGCTAGTCGATGGGGCGGCCGTGCTCTGGTCAATCGATCCATGCCCGATCCCCGTCGCCGATTTGCTAGGATGTTGCACGCCGGAGGCCTGGGGATGCTTAGCGGCTACGATCAACCTGTCCGACATCGCGGCTTGCGGTGGACGGCCAATCGGGCTGTTGGCCTCCCTCGAACTACCCGATGATACCGACATCAGTTTCGTGGAACGGTTCCAGGCTGGCCTGCTTGCGACTCTGGCAGCCAGCGGCGCCCAACTGCTCGGCGGCAACGTGAAGTCCTCTGCTCGCTTTTCGGTTACGGGCTCAGTTCTGGGAAGAGCCGGCGCGAGACCAGTCACTCGCCGGATCGCCGCATCTGAATGTGGCGTATACGTGATTGGCAGCAGCGGATCGTTTTGGGCGGCCGTCGCCGGCCAGAACGCGGGTTGGGCCGAAGGAGGCGTGCCCGGAGAGGAACTTCTAATGCCGGCCCTTCTCGCACCGGTCGCGCAGACCCAGGCGGGCGCAATACTGAGCGGCTTGCCGTTTGACGTGGCTTGCATGGACTGTTCCGACGGAGTTGGAAGCGCGGTTCAGCAGCTTGCGATCGCCAACAACATAGACATTCTTCTTGACAACGAGCCGGCGTGGACTGTGGGAGCCGGCGTCCGAGACGCCCTCGCGGCGACCGGCCACGCCATCGACAACGCGTGCTACCTATTCGGCGACTGGCAGCTCGCATGCGTCGTCGCCTGTGCCGACCAGGCGGCATTCGAGAAGGCATTGCGCGATGTTCCGCTCACTCGACTTGGGAAGGGGGTAGGCGGCTCAGGCAACGTGCAAACCCACGACGGGAGGAAGTTTGCTCCTCACGTCATGAACAAGAACTTTGCAGGAGGGTACAACTCGGTACGGTGCATCGAAGACCTCATCGGCCGCTTTTTGGAGACACCGGCACTCTGCTGA
- a CDS encoding methyltransferase — protein MDAIYTPADLARFLTAASSLDAPASIADFAAGDGALLRAAAERWPHARLFGSDIDETAVLSIGAGLARCEAKVHDLLADSADSDLEGQIFSLILLNPPFSCRGNTRFQASVAGQSYSASKALAFVARALKYLAIDGELIAILPASVLVSERDAELIDAIRAWGSVEQIGEVRKDAFRSHAVTVTVLRISRTARQPMSAVEKPLLVSLRPYAVEMSRGSLSVHDYVETKTGPRFIHTTDMRERCLAPTKRMASAERRRVHGPAVLIPRVGRPSKDKIVQLPSYEAVLSDCVIALRTVPAGHEEALAAAIAENWETFKAAYGGSCAPYTTLKRLSETLLRLGIVSSVMPDDRAMKKASAAPSRFQSLPPERANGRLDSL, from the coding sequence ATGGATGCGATCTATACCCCTGCAGATCTCGCGCGGTTTCTCACGGCGGCATCTTCGCTTGACGCTCCGGCTTCGATTGCTGACTTCGCTGCTGGCGACGGCGCGTTGCTTCGAGCGGCCGCCGAGCGGTGGCCCCATGCTCGGCTATTTGGCTCGGACATCGATGAGACCGCTGTCCTGTCGATTGGCGCTGGTTTAGCGCGTTGCGAGGCTAAGGTTCATGACTTACTTGCGGACAGCGCCGACAGTGATCTCGAAGGCCAGATTTTCAGCCTAATTTTACTCAATCCACCGTTCTCGTGTCGTGGGAATACTCGGTTCCAAGCCTCCGTCGCGGGACAAAGCTACTCGGCGAGTAAGGCCCTGGCTTTTGTCGCGCGCGCCCTAAAATATCTCGCGATCGACGGCGAGTTGATCGCGATCCTCCCAGCTTCAGTGCTGGTGAGTGAACGCGATGCCGAGTTGATTGACGCGATCCGCGCTTGGGGTAGCGTCGAACAAATCGGCGAAGTACGAAAGGATGCGTTCCGGTCTCATGCCGTCACAGTGACTGTATTGCGAATATCGCGAACGGCGCGGCAGCCCATGTCGGCGGTCGAGAAGCCGTTGCTTGTCTCCCTCCGGCCTTACGCTGTCGAAATGTCTCGAGGTTCGCTCTCGGTCCACGACTATGTCGAAACCAAAACGGGGCCACGTTTCATTCATACAACCGACATGAGGGAGAGGTGTCTAGCACCCACGAAGCGGATGGCCTCCGCTGAGCGCCGGCGAGTGCACGGACCTGCAGTATTGATCCCGCGCGTAGGACGCCCGTCGAAGGACAAGATCGTTCAACTGCCTAGCTATGAAGCTGTTCTGTCTGATTGCGTTATTGCTCTAAGGACAGTTCCAGCCGGACATGAAGAAGCACTAGCTGCCGCCATCGCCGAAAACTGGGAAACCTTCAAAGCAGCATACGGCGGAAGCTGCGCGCCATACACCACGCTAAAGCGCTTGAGTGAGACCTTGCTGCGTCTTGGAATCGTGAGTTCCGTCATGCCAGATGATCGTGCGATGAAAAAGGCCTCAGCTGCCCCATCACGGTTCCAGTCGCTGCCGCCCGAACGCGCAAACGGTCGCTTGGATAGCCTTTAA
- a CDS encoding ORC-CDC6 family AAA ATPase — protein sequence MEDDALADPFGIYRAEWLKDALFKLFTKPTYYPELETPRPCILVGGRGTGKTTVLRCLSYEGRFELEKHDTATISQWPYYGFYYRVNTNRVTAFRGDELTDRQWERVFAHYLNLVFCGQVVEFLNWHAKHAPVGAALPTSVCQDVADSLYLDLADDQAQLLKNIHRGRRRFEAFLNNLDPTALPPLSLQGQAIDDLCQAVLELPQFLGKNLFFIVDEFENLLDYQQVVLNTLIKHCGPHYTFKIGVRDLGWRKRSTLNENEQLISPADYERIDIERRLEGEQFVTFAAEVCNLRAHVAKDFPTSLDISRILPTLTPEEEADLLGVQEHAARIIKHVEIDCPVWLEEAKSMQPLDLALVDFWARSQKVSIAAVFNERELQPKAWEERLGNYKFPLLFTLRRRRPGIRKYYAGWRTFTLMAGGNIRYLLELVGQALLLQKRDEKSVAGDPIRPELQTQAATLVGRKNLTELEGLSVHGAQLTKLLLGLGRVFEVLASEPEGHTPEVTQFTLPEDAPLGEAEKLLSAAVMHLALVRSVANKRTDLDLKGYDYSVHPIYSAFFVFSYRRKRKLRLTPNQLMTLVREPKTGIRQILRQNNRGEEDYPLPDQLRLFEGFYVAD from the coding sequence GTGGAAGACGACGCACTCGCCGATCCTTTTGGCATCTATCGTGCCGAATGGCTCAAAGACGCGCTCTTCAAGCTTTTTACCAAGCCTACTTACTACCCCGAGCTGGAAACGCCACGCCCCTGCATATTGGTCGGCGGGCGAGGGACGGGAAAAACGACCGTCCTGCGATGCCTGTCCTACGAAGGGCGGTTCGAGCTTGAGAAGCACGACACTGCAACGATCAGTCAATGGCCTTATTACGGCTTCTATTACCGGGTGAACACGAACCGAGTGACTGCATTTCGCGGTGATGAGCTTACCGATCGCCAGTGGGAGCGGGTCTTCGCGCATTACCTCAATCTGGTCTTCTGCGGGCAGGTGGTCGAGTTCCTGAATTGGCATGCCAAACACGCGCCGGTTGGGGCTGCGCTGCCAACGTCAGTGTGTCAGGATGTGGCAGATTCCCTCTATCTCGATCTAGCCGACGATCAGGCCCAGCTGCTTAAGAACATTCATCGTGGACGACGCCGGTTCGAGGCCTTTCTCAACAATCTTGATCCTACCGCCTTGCCCCCGCTGTCGCTGCAGGGCCAAGCGATCGACGACCTGTGTCAGGCGGTTCTCGAGCTACCTCAATTTTTGGGAAAAAACCTCTTTTTCATCGTTGATGAATTCGAGAACCTGCTCGATTATCAGCAGGTTGTTCTCAACACGCTGATAAAACATTGCGGACCGCACTACACGTTCAAGATTGGCGTACGTGATCTTGGCTGGAGAAAGCGCAGTACTCTCAACGAAAATGAACAGCTGATCAGCCCTGCTGATTATGAGCGCATAGATATTGAGCGGCGCTTGGAAGGCGAACAGTTTGTAACCTTCGCTGCCGAAGTCTGCAATCTCAGAGCGCACGTGGCGAAGGACTTTCCAACGAGCCTCGATATTTCTCGAATACTACCAACATTGACACCTGAGGAAGAAGCAGATCTCTTAGGCGTGCAGGAACATGCCGCACGCATAATCAAGCATGTTGAGATCGACTGTCCGGTCTGGCTGGAAGAAGCCAAGTCGATGCAACCGCTCGATTTGGCTCTCGTGGATTTCTGGGCGCGCTCCCAGAAAGTTTCGATTGCGGCCGTGTTTAACGAACGGGAGCTGCAGCCGAAGGCTTGGGAAGAAAGGCTGGGAAACTACAAATTCCCATTGCTTTTCACATTGAGGCGCCGCCGCCCCGGCATCCGCAAATACTATGCGGGTTGGCGCACATTTACGCTGATGGCAGGCGGCAACATTCGATACTTACTCGAGCTGGTCGGCCAAGCGCTTCTGCTTCAAAAAAGAGACGAGAAAAGCGTGGCCGGCGATCCCATTCGCCCGGAACTTCAAACACAAGCGGCGACGTTGGTTGGCCGCAAGAATCTCACGGAGCTGGAGGGGCTTTCAGTTCATGGCGCCCAGCTAACCAAGCTTCTGCTGGGGTTGGGTCGCGTGTTCGAAGTGCTGGCAAGCGAACCTGAAGGACATACTCCTGAGGTAACACAGTTCACTTTGCCCGAGGACGCACCACTTGGTGAAGCGGAAAAGCTGTTGTCGGCAGCTGTCATGCATCTCGCTCTGGTTCGCAGCGTCGCGAACAAGCGGACTGACCTCGATCTAAAGGGCTACGACTATTCGGTTCATCCGATCTACTCAGCGTTCTTCGTCTTCAGCTATCGCCGAAAACGTAAGCTTAGGCTGACACCAAACCAGCTGATGACACTTGTGAGGGAGCCAAAGACAGGCATCCGCCAGATCCTCCGGCAGAACAATAGAGGCGAAGAGGATTATCCGCTTCCTGATCAGCTTCGACTCTTTGAGGGTTTCTATGTCGCCGATTAG
- a CDS encoding phosphoribosyltransferase-like protein, translating into MTIPHVFPDEANVLEACGRLVDFGAWEQTKIDPEGWLANFSEAERGYALILLSRFTFLADHLVDQLFRSAFQNLSNFLADDLETFADASARWREFCGRALITIVQGEDPNPSDSGWLFARKARQAIGIDQNQLFEPREVIERLANGFSGPVVFVDDFVGSGEQFLKTWRRSYSHASGSTSFERLETTPHAAATRATFYYCNAMTTEYGRRRISRHVPQLRISAGNVIPERYSLADPHSLLWPDSIRAEGIAFVERVGRRLGYDQDNGGELDWRGFHKLGLALAFQHSVPDANLPLFFTDNSGWTPLVRRL; encoded by the coding sequence ATGACGATCCCACACGTATTTCCTGATGAAGCCAACGTGCTAGAGGCCTGCGGTCGCTTGGTCGATTTTGGCGCTTGGGAGCAGACGAAAATCGACCCCGAAGGCTGGCTTGCGAATTTTTCTGAAGCCGAACGAGGCTACGCCTTGATATTGCTTAGCCGCTTTACGTTCCTTGCCGATCACTTGGTCGATCAGCTATTTCGGTCAGCGTTTCAAAATCTGTCCAATTTTCTGGCCGATGATCTCGAAACATTCGCTGACGCGTCGGCGCGTTGGAGAGAGTTCTGCGGAAGAGCGCTTATCACTATCGTCCAAGGGGAGGATCCAAACCCGTCCGACAGCGGCTGGCTTTTCGCTAGGAAGGCTCGGCAAGCCATCGGCATCGATCAGAACCAGCTCTTCGAACCGCGAGAGGTGATTGAAAGGCTGGCGAACGGATTTAGTGGGCCAGTCGTCTTTGTCGATGATTTTGTCGGTTCGGGGGAGCAATTCCTGAAGACATGGCGGCGGTCTTATAGCCACGCTTCCGGCTCGACATCGTTCGAGAGGCTTGAGACTACGCCGCATGCCGCAGCAACCCGTGCCACGTTCTATTATTGCAACGCCATGACGACCGAATATGGGCGCCGCAGGATCAGCCGCCATGTTCCTCAACTGAGGATCTCAGCCGGAAACGTGATCCCTGAGCGATATTCGCTTGCCGATCCGCACTCACTACTCTGGCCCGATTCGATCCGCGCTGAGGGCATAGCTTTCGTGGAGAGAGTGGGCCGGCGCTTGGGCTATGACCAGGACAATGGCGGTGAATTAGATTGGCGAGGCTTCCACAAGCTTGGGCTGGCGCTCGCGTTCCAACACTCCGTTCCGGACGCCAACCTTCCCCTTTTCTTCACCGACAATAGCGGCTGGACACCGCTGGTGCGGCGCCTGTGA
- a CDS encoding TetR/AcrR family transcriptional regulator produces the protein MTIQKSKTTKRATPTRPGVYSRGSDTVDAILKAALHVLIEEGASAFTLRRIASECGLQVGNVSRHFPRKEMLVQVLLEELLSPSEGEVRRKITNTGMPADEALALVIGGSLDEIQTKKMTHLFTELWAMANHNDFVADRVELVYRYVHGLIATFVAELNPSLSPEEVEIVSVYISASIEGSTMLAGYGKPWNPIMPQIKAIAVKFLVKLAKTITPEEVRDLSPVSSPTKGRTR, from the coding sequence ATGACCATTCAGAAGTCGAAGACCACCAAACGCGCTACTCCGACCCGGCCTGGCGTATATTCTCGCGGTTCTGATACCGTGGATGCTATCTTGAAAGCGGCTTTGCATGTCCTCATTGAGGAAGGCGCATCGGCTTTCACGCTCCGGCGCATCGCTTCTGAATGCGGGCTGCAGGTGGGTAACGTCAGCCGCCATTTCCCGCGCAAGGAGATGTTGGTGCAGGTTCTTCTGGAAGAACTTCTCAGCCCGAGCGAGGGGGAGGTCAGAAGAAAGATCACCAACACAGGAATGCCTGCAGACGAAGCACTCGCGCTCGTTATTGGAGGCAGTCTGGATGAAATCCAGACAAAGAAGATGACGCACCTATTCACGGAGCTGTGGGCCATGGCTAATCACAACGACTTCGTGGCGGACCGGGTTGAGCTGGTTTATCGCTATGTCCACGGCCTGATTGCGACGTTCGTTGCGGAACTCAACCCGTCCTTATCGCCTGAAGAGGTAGAGATCGTATCGGTTTACATTAGCGCGTCGATAGAAGGATCGACGATGCTTGCCGGTTATGGCAAACCGTGGAACCCCATAATGCCGCAGATCAAGGCCATCGCCGTCAAGTTCCTGGTAAAACTGGCGAAGACGATCACGCCAGAAGAGGTCCGCGATCTCTCCCCTGTGTCGTCACCTACGAAAGGGCGAACGAGGTAG
- a CDS encoding NtaA/DmoA family FMN-dependent monooxygenase (This protein belongs to a clade of FMN-dependent monooxygenases, within a broader family of flavin-dependent oxidoreductases, the luciferase-like monooxygenase (LMM) family, some of whose members use coenzyme F420 rather than FMN.), with amino-acid sequence MAHTKFHLGYFTKFGATSWPGDGKEFGSQWADGSYHKELAKMLEAAKFDFVFFEDSLIVGDRYANSMELDLKNATLSPKLDPLPLLPVMAQETSHIGLIATASTTFYPPYLLARLLSTIDSLTKGRAGWNMVTSSERNAALNFGMDKMPPPVERYDMADEFVDLVKQLWDSWEEGALVADTESGVYVDHSKVHTVNFEGKHYRSRGPLNTLRSPQGYPVLAQAGASERGRQFSSKNAEVVLGMMTGGVPGMKAYREDIRNRAEQQGRNPDDIKVFFLTPVNIYPEGGQPPEMTEAEKQASFEHNIVMASSSLDVDFSQYDVDAPVPQDIVAGGHTSALDFMKKAGREEGKSLRDLFSVGKGASGMDFSGTADEVAEKMMAVMDEVGGDGFLIEGSGYNRQLQDLVNGVIPALQKAGAVRSEYSGTTLREILREF; translated from the coding sequence ATGGCACACACCAAATTCCACCTGGGCTATTTCACTAAGTTCGGAGCCACGTCATGGCCGGGCGACGGCAAGGAGTTCGGATCGCAATGGGCGGACGGATCCTACCATAAGGAACTGGCCAAGATGCTCGAGGCAGCGAAGTTCGACTTTGTCTTTTTCGAAGACAGCTTGATCGTCGGAGATCGCTACGCAAACTCCATGGAACTGGACCTCAAGAACGCGACGCTTTCGCCCAAGCTCGATCCGCTGCCGCTATTGCCAGTGATGGCGCAGGAAACGTCGCATATCGGCCTGATCGCGACGGCATCGACCACCTTCTATCCGCCCTATCTTCTCGCCCGCCTGCTTTCCACCATCGACTCGCTGACGAAGGGACGTGCTGGCTGGAATATGGTGACGTCGAGCGAGCGGAACGCCGCCCTGAACTTTGGCATGGACAAGATGCCGCCGCCGGTCGAGCGCTATGACATGGCCGACGAATTCGTCGACCTGGTCAAGCAGCTGTGGGACTCGTGGGAAGAAGGGGCGCTGGTCGCTGACACTGAAAGCGGCGTCTATGTCGATCACAGTAAGGTGCACACCGTCAATTTTGAGGGGAAACATTACCGCTCGCGCGGTCCATTGAACACATTGCGCTCGCCGCAAGGCTATCCAGTGCTGGCGCAGGCAGGCGCCTCTGAACGCGGTCGCCAGTTTTCATCCAAAAATGCCGAAGTCGTCTTGGGCATGATGACCGGCGGCGTCCCCGGCATGAAGGCTTATCGCGAGGACATCCGTAACCGCGCTGAACAACAGGGCCGCAACCCCGACGACATCAAGGTCTTCTTCCTGACGCCGGTGAATATCTATCCCGAAGGTGGTCAGCCGCCGGAAATGACCGAAGCGGAAAAACAGGCTTCATTCGAACATAATATCGTCATGGCATCGTCATCCTTGGACGTGGACTTCTCGCAATACGACGTCGATGCACCTGTGCCACAGGACATCGTCGCAGGCGGTCACACCAGCGCCCTCGATTTCATGAAAAAGGCGGGCAGAGAAGAAGGAAAGTCCCTCCGCGACCTGTTCTCTGTCGGCAAGGGCGCGAGCGGCATGGATTTCAGCGGCACTGCGGATGAAGTGGCCGAAAAGATGATGGCGGTCATGGACGAAGTAGGCGGCGACGGCTTCCTGATCGAAGGATCAGGTTATAATCGTCAACTCCAGGATCTGGTGAATGGCGTCATCCCGGCGCTCCAAAAGGCAGGCGCCGTGCGGAGCGAATATAGCGGGACGACGCTGCGCGAGATATTGCGCGAATTCTGA
- a CDS encoding MFS transporter: MTEAIAAGQPVRQGRGGMLVRAMLAQNVGTGCAFGGLGISVLAMQERYHASLGTATMGLSLTVLSMTALGPMMAGLISRYGLRSVMTSGVAMSLLGYLALAFAPTMALALAACALLIGPGSALFAALPPAVLASGWYPHDRGKVMGIAYLPLLVTFLPLLGVDIIQRHGLTAFYLSIVAIHLLLLPLMLGVADPPEELLDEQETVASPTGSAKVVILGSMLFWVIVVGDGILNGTAIAGSAHMLPVIKEYGVSLETGAMLLSSSGVASIIGSLVAGYACDRVGSATTLALSAMGFALAWTLIAITGWLPVLTVASFLIGFCGASVFPPISALVVRIFGIDALPKVLGLLGVMTLPFTFIMSAAAGWLHDLWGNYEPAFATLIATCLLAAAAFFGISRHLARMGAAEPDVCGGYLSPADPG, from the coding sequence ATGACTGAAGCCATAGCGGCCGGCCAGCCGGTCAGGCAAGGACGCGGCGGCATGCTGGTCCGGGCAATGCTCGCGCAGAATGTCGGCACGGGATGCGCGTTCGGTGGACTGGGCATCAGCGTCCTCGCGATGCAGGAGAGATATCATGCGTCCCTTGGTACGGCCACCATGGGGCTGTCCCTGACCGTCCTGTCCATGACGGCCCTGGGTCCGATGATGGCTGGCCTCATCAGCCGCTATGGCCTGAGGTCCGTCATGACAAGCGGCGTGGCGATGTCGCTCCTGGGATATCTCGCCCTGGCCTTCGCGCCGACGATGGCGCTGGCGCTGGCCGCCTGTGCATTGCTGATCGGACCGGGCTCTGCGCTCTTCGCAGCCTTGCCTCCCGCTGTCCTTGCGAGCGGCTGGTATCCCCATGACCGCGGAAAGGTGATGGGCATCGCCTACCTTCCCCTGCTGGTCACTTTCCTTCCGCTGCTGGGCGTGGACATCATCCAGCGGCATGGGCTGACCGCCTTTTATCTGTCGATCGTCGCAATACACCTGCTGCTGCTGCCCCTCATGCTGGGCGTCGCTGACCCGCCCGAAGAGCTTCTGGATGAGCAGGAGACGGTCGCGTCGCCTACAGGGTCGGCCAAGGTCGTCATTCTGGGCAGCATGCTCTTCTGGGTGATCGTAGTGGGCGATGGCATATTGAACGGCACGGCTATCGCGGGATCGGCCCACATGCTGCCAGTCATTAAGGAATATGGCGTTTCGCTGGAGACGGGCGCCATGCTCCTTTCCTCATCCGGCGTCGCCAGCATCATCGGATCGCTGGTCGCGGGCTATGCCTGCGACCGGGTTGGCTCGGCCACGACGCTTGCCCTGTCCGCAATGGGGTTTGCTCTCGCGTGGACGCTGATCGCGATCACTGGATGGTTGCCGGTCCTGACCGTTGCGTCGTTCCTGATCGGATTTTGCGGAGCGTCGGTGTTTCCGCCGATCAGCGCCCTGGTGGTGCGGATCTTCGGCATCGACGCGCTGCCCAAGGTTTTGGGGCTGCTGGGCGTCATGACGCTGCCCTTCACCTTCATCATGTCGGCGGCGGCAGGATGGCTGCATGACCTTTGGGGCAATTATGAACCGGCGTTCGCAACGCTGATCGCTACCTGCCTACTGGCAGCGGCGGCGTTCTTTGGGATCAGCCGACACCTTGCGCGGATGGGAGCGGCCGAACCGGATGTGTGTGGCGGATATCTGTCGCCCGCGGACCCAGGCTGA